From Xiphophorus hellerii strain 12219 chromosome 9, Xiphophorus_hellerii-4.1, whole genome shotgun sequence, a single genomic window includes:
- the LOC116725926 gene encoding nuclear factor 1 A-type-like: MSERQKKPVPVPRLLRTRVGFSHQSFDPVTIEASDQVNPPPPPHVPTASPHAPPSGLHFSSPILQQPASYFSHPAIRYHPQETLKEFVQLVCPDSAQQAGQVGLLNPSSSSQTKVHNPFLPTPMLPPPPPPPMARPVPLPVDTKPPPTSSTEGGGNSPSSPSE; this comes from the exons ATGTCTGAACGACAGAAGAAACCGGTCCCGGTCCCCAGACTCTTGAG aaccagagtcgGGTTCAGCCATCAGAGCTTTGACCCGGTGACTATAGAAGCATCCGATCAG gtgaacccccccccccccccccatgtGCCCACAGCCAGCCCCCACGCCCCCCCCTCCGGCCTCCACTTCTCCTCCCCCATCCTGCAGCAGCCCGCCTCCTACTTCTCCCACCCGGCCATCCGCTACCACCCACAGGAGACGCTCAAGGAGTTCGTCCAGCTGGTGTGTCCTGACTCCGCCCAGCAGGCCGGACAGGTGGGCCTCCTCAAT cccAGCAGCAGCTCCCAGACGAAGGTCCACAACCCGTTCCTGCCGACGCCCATGCTGCCCCCCCCGCCGCCCCCTCCGATGGCCCGGCCCGTCCCGCTGCCCGTCGACACCAAGCCCCCCCCCACCTCGTCCACAGAGGGGGGTGGCAACTCCCCTTCCTCCCCCAGTGAGTAA
- the LOC116725246 gene encoding interferon-induced protein with tetratricopeptide repeats 2-like isoform X1, which produces MSSSTETSESRLNALQSHFTWELQPSRSKQTYLRDALGDISTEEGNFWLGHVYNLLGFIQYQLGSSEDALNLFNRAAETFQRQKNADEGPWLMVNFGNLAWLHHHLGEDEKSEDYLSKVDGLMRKYPAPPELERHPEVLAEKAWTLMKFDKEKKLEAAELFQRAIEMQPDTVEWQSSYAILSTEFLTDNLQKLNADRLEMLRSANEQDPDDLCIAALYLEARAANGEIVHGEARVLAGKLKEKPVNSYSGISPLLRLNKRFKLEDDAEESPDEALNQTQQQRSDAESLTKKILSKDYRTDSNEINGAIRLWEEVIHNDPQPKLEDKITLASIHAKLDAKKAEQIYKELLEQRQDLDLARKQMLYNVYAKHLFFMKNNSCESTEYHMRAAEIQEESKYRHSSITELKKTLTRETSRRNGDADLCKRIKELLARLGIQPATQNH; this is translated from the exons ATGAG CAGCTCTACAGAGACTTCAGAGTCCAGGCTGAACGCGCTGCAGAGCCACTTCACCTGGGAGCTCCAACCCTCCAGGTCCAAACAGACCTACCTCCGGGACGCACTGGGAGACATCAGCACTGAGGAGGGGAACTTCTGGCTGGGTCACGTCTACAACCTGCTGGGCTTCATCCAGTACCAGCTGGGCTCCTCTGAAGACGCCCTGAACCTCTTCAACCGGGCCGCTGAGACCTTCCAGAGGCAGAAAAACGCTGATGAAGGTCCCTGGTTGATGGTGAACTTTGGGAATCTGGCCTGGCTGCACCATCACCTGGGAGAAGATGAGAAGAGTGAAGACTACCTGTCAAAGGTCGACGGTCTGATGAGGAAATACCCAGCTCCACCTGAGTTAGAGCGCCACCCAGAGGTCTTAGCTGAGAAGGCCTGGACCCTGATGAAGTTTGATAAAGAGAAGAAGCTGGAGGCTGCAGAGCTCTTCCAGAGAGCCATCGAGATGCAGCCGGACACCGTGGAGTGGCAGAGCAGCTACGCCATACTATCAACAGAGTTCCTCACAGACAACTTACAGAAGCTGAACGCTGACCGGCTGGAGATGCTGAGATCTGCCAACGAACAGGACCCAGATGACTTATGCATTGCTGCTCTTTATCTGGAGGCCAGAGCTGCAAACGGAGAAATCGTCCATGGTGAAGCTCGAGTTTTGGCTGGAAAGCTGAAAGAGAAACCTGTCAACAGCTACAGCGGAATCAGCCCATTGCTGCGTCTGAACAAAAGGTTTAAACTGGAAGACGACGCTGAAGAATCTCCAGATGAAGCTCTGAATCAAACCCAACAGCAAAGATCTGATGCAGAGAGTCTCACAAAGAAGATCCTTTCTAAGGACTACAGAACTGACAGCAACGAGATCAACGGAGCAATCAGACTCTGGGAGGAAGTGATTCATAATGATCCTCAACCCAAACTTGAAGATAAAATCACTTTGGCGTCCATACATGCAAAGCTAGACGCAAAGAAAGCTGAGCAGATTTACAAAGAGCTGCTGGAACAAAGACAAGATCTGGATCTAGCAAGAAAACAGATGCTTTACAACGTCTACGCCAAACATCTattctttatgaaaaataacagcTGCGAGTCAACTGAGTACCACATGAGGGCAGCAGAGATCCAAGAAGAGTCAAAATATCGACATTCCAGCATCACAGAACTGAAGAAGACCTTAACAAGAGAAACTTCCAGAAGAAACGGAGACGCTGATCTGTGCAAACGCATCAAGGAGCTTCTGGCCAGACTGGGAATTCAACCTGCAACCCAGAACCACTGA
- the LOC116725927 gene encoding ELAV-like protein 1: CCNREFCCYFVVFLCVSLGHSLGYGFVNFVNHSDAERAISTLNGLRLQSKTIKVSFARPSSDTIKDANLYISGLPRTLSQQDLEDMFSSFGRIINSRVLVDQASGLSRGVAFIRYDKRSEAEDAVKHLNGHVPPGGSEPITVKFAANPNQGRNPMVMSQTYHGQSRRFGGPVHHQAQRFRFSPMSADHMGAGGGASGSPSSGWCLFIYNLSQDADEGMLWQMFGPFGAVVNVKVIRDFNTNKCKGFGFVTMANYEEAAMAIHSLNGYQLGDKVLQVSFKTNKGHK, translated from the exons TGCTGTAACCGAGagttttgctgttattttgttgttttcctttgtgtttctctAGGCCACAGTTTAGGTTACGGCTTTGTTAACTTTGTTAACCATAGTGATGCAGAGAGGGCTATCAGTACCCTCAATGGCCTGAGGCTACAGTCTAAAACTATCAAG GTGTCGTTTGCTCGCCCGAGTTCGGACACCATCAAAGATGCCAACCTGTACATCAGCGGTCTGCCCAGAACGCTGAGCCAGCAGGACCTGGAAGACATGTTCTCCTCCTTCGGACGCATCATCAACTCCAGGGTCCTGGTGGACCAGGCGTCAG gtCTGTCTCGGGGCGTGGCCTTCATCCGCTACGATAAGCGCAGCGAGGCCGAGGACGCGGTGAAGCACCTGAACGGACACGTCCCGCCCGGCGGCTCTGAGCCAATCACAGTCAAGTTTGCCGCCAACCCCAACCAAGGCCGGAACCCCATGGTGATGTCACAGACCTACCACGGCCAATCACGACGCTTCGGAGGCCCTGTCCATCACCAGGCGCAGAGGTTCAG GTTTTCTCCGATGTCGGCCGACCACATGGGCGCGGGGGGCGGAGCCTCGGGAAGCCCCTCCTCTGGCTGGTGTCTGTTCATTTACAACCTGAGCCAGGACGCCGACGAGGGCATGCTGTGGCAGATGTTTGGGCCGTTCGGCGCCGTCGTCAACGTCAAGGTCATCCGAGACTTCAACACCAACAAGTGCAAAGGCTTCGGGTTCGTTACCATGGCGAACTATGAGGAAGCCGCCATGGCCATCCACAGCCTGAACGGCTACCAGCTGGGGGACAAAGTCCTGCAGGTGTCTTTCAAGACCAACAAGGGACACAAGTAG
- the LOC116725246 gene encoding interferon-induced protein with tetratricopeptide repeats 2-like isoform X2, giving the protein MSSTETSESRLNALQSHFTWELQPSRSKQTYLRDALGDISTEEGNFWLGHVYNLLGFIQYQLGSSEDALNLFNRAAETFQRQKNADEGPWLMVNFGNLAWLHHHLGEDEKSEDYLSKVDGLMRKYPAPPELERHPEVLAEKAWTLMKFDKEKKLEAAELFQRAIEMQPDTVEWQSSYAILSTEFLTDNLQKLNADRLEMLRSANEQDPDDLCIAALYLEARAANGEIVHGEARVLAGKLKEKPVNSYSGISPLLRLNKRFKLEDDAEESPDEALNQTQQQRSDAESLTKKILSKDYRTDSNEINGAIRLWEEVIHNDPQPKLEDKITLASIHAKLDAKKAEQIYKELLEQRQDLDLARKQMLYNVYAKHLFFMKNNSCESTEYHMRAAEIQEESKYRHSSITELKKTLTRETSRRNGDADLCKRIKELLARLGIQPATQNH; this is encoded by the exons ATGAG CTCTACAGAGACTTCAGAGTCCAGGCTGAACGCGCTGCAGAGCCACTTCACCTGGGAGCTCCAACCCTCCAGGTCCAAACAGACCTACCTCCGGGACGCACTGGGAGACATCAGCACTGAGGAGGGGAACTTCTGGCTGGGTCACGTCTACAACCTGCTGGGCTTCATCCAGTACCAGCTGGGCTCCTCTGAAGACGCCCTGAACCTCTTCAACCGGGCCGCTGAGACCTTCCAGAGGCAGAAAAACGCTGATGAAGGTCCCTGGTTGATGGTGAACTTTGGGAATCTGGCCTGGCTGCACCATCACCTGGGAGAAGATGAGAAGAGTGAAGACTACCTGTCAAAGGTCGACGGTCTGATGAGGAAATACCCAGCTCCACCTGAGTTAGAGCGCCACCCAGAGGTCTTAGCTGAGAAGGCCTGGACCCTGATGAAGTTTGATAAAGAGAAGAAGCTGGAGGCTGCAGAGCTCTTCCAGAGAGCCATCGAGATGCAGCCGGACACCGTGGAGTGGCAGAGCAGCTACGCCATACTATCAACAGAGTTCCTCACAGACAACTTACAGAAGCTGAACGCTGACCGGCTGGAGATGCTGAGATCTGCCAACGAACAGGACCCAGATGACTTATGCATTGCTGCTCTTTATCTGGAGGCCAGAGCTGCAAACGGAGAAATCGTCCATGGTGAAGCTCGAGTTTTGGCTGGAAAGCTGAAAGAGAAACCTGTCAACAGCTACAGCGGAATCAGCCCATTGCTGCGTCTGAACAAAAGGTTTAAACTGGAAGACGACGCTGAAGAATCTCCAGATGAAGCTCTGAATCAAACCCAACAGCAAAGATCTGATGCAGAGAGTCTCACAAAGAAGATCCTTTCTAAGGACTACAGAACTGACAGCAACGAGATCAACGGAGCAATCAGACTCTGGGAGGAAGTGATTCATAATGATCCTCAACCCAAACTTGAAGATAAAATCACTTTGGCGTCCATACATGCAAAGCTAGACGCAAAGAAAGCTGAGCAGATTTACAAAGAGCTGCTGGAACAAAGACAAGATCTGGATCTAGCAAGAAAACAGATGCTTTACAACGTCTACGCCAAACATCTattctttatgaaaaataacagcTGCGAGTCAACTGAGTACCACATGAGGGCAGCAGAGATCCAAGAAGAGTCAAAATATCGACATTCCAGCATCACAGAACTGAAGAAGACCTTAACAAGAGAAACTTCCAGAAGAAACGGAGACGCTGATCTGTGCAAACGCATCAAGGAGCTTCTGGCCAGACTGGGAATTCAACCTGCAACCCAGAACCACTGA